A region of the Oscarella lobularis chromosome 17, ooOscLobu1.1, whole genome shotgun sequence genome:
TTTAAGTCAAAAAGCGAAACTGTCGTATTCAGCGTTGAATATTTTCAAGCcttcaaaaactgctcacCCTTCTATAAAAGTATTCGGCCATGAGCTAGCTTTCTCTCATGCCGTCATGGACTTCGATGAATATGTAAACCTTAAGCTGGACTAGTAGTGAAAACATTTGTCTTTAAAGGTTGGATTGAACGGAGAAAAGCCCTGTCTGGCATACGCGACAATTAGTCCTTTTTGCAGTAATTCATCAGTCTGCCAAGACGTGAGATCGAGGGCTGCACCTTTACTCACTAGTTCGTTTTCAAGCAAGGGCTATTATTTTGTTTGCAACTctgtttaattaaggtaAATCGAATAACCGGAATAGTTTATTGTAGTAGTGATGAAAGTCAAGGCATCTTTTGTATAATTTTTTCAgaaatagagagagaaagaaacctGTGCGAGCTGTTGAGACTATAGTGGAAGTATCACGGTGTCCACATGAAATTATAACGTAAGATGAgcttcttctgctcttcTTTATTGTGCATAACGTatgtcttttctctttgtcctTGAGCATTGTGTTTTAAGTCGTAGTTGCATGCAGACAGAACACTGAATTCTCTGTGATATCGATGTGTTTTATGACAATATTTGGAGTCTAGCTGTAAATGTTTTTGTTGCCGCCTTTTAATTGTTTTCCCTCTCTCATACACTGTTTGGCATTTCTAGAACACTGATGGTCTTCATCGGAGTCGGCAATCAGTCTGTCGATATTGGATGATCAACTACACCTCATTTGACGTTCTGGCGACGTGTGATGACAAATGGTTAAGGCGTGGGCGTAAGAACATAGTAAGGATGGGAATGCGCAGCTAGTCGTCTCATCAGTTAGTCAAACCTTTTACAGTGATGTGGAGTCATATGTCTCAGGTTTCGCTTCTACTCAACATTATCGTCGCTCTCATCGCCAATACTTCGTCTCGAGGCCGAGCGTCCGTGCCAGTTCCGCTACCGTCTGACGCAACTCGGTTTGCCCAAAATGAAACGCGATGTATAATCATCGCTCAGTGCCGCGGTCTATGTAAAAATGAGGTTCGAGGACACGGTTTCTTAAAGAGAGCGTCACTAATGTATATTTCTCTCCTGTATCTCTTGGCGTCGCGGTAAGCCCACGCACGCTTCCTAGGGTAACGCTTTTGGTTTTACCTtactctctttctcctagCTGCTCTGTTTCTCGAACTGCTACGCTTTTCACGGTTCAGGACGAATGTGTCTTACGATGAGGATAAAAGTGAGTGACGTAATTGAGTTGTTCTCTCACCTAGACCTATTCTAGGAAGCTGATGTCACGTCCTCCGCCTCTTCTAAGACACGTGACGTTGAATGTCTTTGGAGCGCTGCTTTTCAAGATTCATGGCGAAACCAGTCACGTTTAGGGTACTTATATTGAGCAAAGCGCATTCGCCTATTGGagtttcattttcttgtTGGCTTTCCTTAGCGTTCAAAGTGCAAAGGAAGAACAGAAGCGGCGTGTTAGTTCTGACGCTTTGCTACGAGAATGTGGCCTTCTCTGCTTATCCAATGCCTCCGACGCTTCTTTGATGTTCGCCACGTTTGGTACCTCAGGGCAAGGTCTAGTACATTTCCATTATAGTTTTTTGTACAAATGAACTCTTGTCTCAGCAGTTGCGACAATTACATTAACTGCTAATGTCATTCCCGTCTTCCTCATTTTCATTGTCGTTACATGCATTTGTCGCAAAAAGCGCCGCTTTTCAGAGAGCCATCACCGTCACTCCGCCGTCTTTTTGCCATCGAGAAGCGAAGCTCGACAAGTCTCCGTTTCACCGACTAAACGTATTggatttcttttcgtcttcgtcttcgtcattgcCGTCGTTGTACCGAAAGCCGTATCTTCGCAAGAGGATTTCTATTGTGAGGGTACGATACACGCTATCGGCTTGCTATTTGAATGTACATGAAATTCGTTATATTTTTAGAATGCGGAGGAGATGAATGGTATTGTCTTACATCGTCATGTCTCTACTTTTCTACACGTGGATTTTCGCAACAAAAGTCTTTTACTTGGTATGAAGCCGACGAATTGTGTTCTCGTAAAGGAGCGACACTCTTATTCATCGACaacaaggaagaagaaaagaacgtaACGTTGGCCTTGATTGAGTTGTCAGTTTCATTTTTGAATTCCACGAATACTTCAGAGACGTTCTTCTACGGTCTAACACAAACGTCTTCTGCATCAACAGGCGTTTACAGCTATGGATGGTCAAACGGTTCGCCACTACTTTATATTCCCTTTGATTCTGTGACTGCGttcaaaggagaaaatctTTGTGGGACGCTCGCATTTGAATATTTTAATGGGTCATCAGCGATACATTATCAAGCTGATCCCTGATTGTCTCAGCATGCCTACATATGCAAGAAGCCCAGAAGTATGTAACGCGTTCTGTTTTGCGTCTTACTTAAAACTGCCTATTCTTCTTATAACAGATCATTCTTGGCGTAACGGTGATATTCGAGTGGTTGGCGGCGTTTTGCCCACGTGCGGGCGTCTCGAGATATTATACGACGACTCATGGAGACGAGTCTGCATGAATGATTTCAGTGCTGGTCGAACGGCTGTTGTTGCCTGTGGACAATTGGGTTACCATGGTGTGCTTGAAGTTAGCTCTCGACTTGAAGAAAGCGACCATACATCTAACTAAAACGTTTTTCATACTTTCTGCGTCATTTCTTGGCGTAATTTTAGGTAGTTGAATTGAGAAGTCGAATGACATCATAAGCGTGAAGTCTCTGGCTGGGGTGCGTGGCTGCGAAAGCGAATCGAGAAGACATGCAAAGGATCTAGACGTCTACTGTACTGCGTGTCGATGTGTCTCTacatttctctttcttttttgtgcGTGCAGGTGCGTGTTTCCGACGTTTATTGCTACAGCCACGAGTCTCATTCTTCGTAACCAGTCGTTAAGGTATGCATACAGTATAAGGAGTCACATAGGCAATGTCGCAATTTTTGTAATTTTCGATCAGCACATCAGACGCTGACGTCGCTTGTGAGCCCTGATGATAGTGTGAAAGAAGCGAGGACTACCTTGTTGACTATTCGTTTTGTAGACATTTTTTGTCGATTATTATCTTCAGATAGCACTATTCTCTTATGGTCTTTTAGGTCAGTGCACCGAACTTCAGCAAAGGAAGGCTCCTGAACGCACTCTAACGTGTACTTTTAGGTCTTCAaggggtcctgagcacgacctCTTCgacaaaaactgctccatCGGGGTCccgggcaagaccccgtcaacaaaaactgcctcggaaaacgcgacgagagactctgtgcaattttttcgaatttattaaataaataaaccgTCCCTCCCCTTTCATGcgcgagcagtttttgatgacggggtcgtgctcaggaccccgacggagcagttttttgttgacggggTCGTACTCAGGACCCCGAAcgcctaaaaaacaaagataAGAATAGAAAGAGGAAATGCGTAGACGTTTACCTCAACTGCTGAGAGACCAACGTTGAGAAAACCCATCATTTTCATAGACTAAATTTATTACGGCGGTCTTCCCCTCCGGCTGATTTGCGTACTATACATTTCTCCTAGGAAagagtattgatttttcactAAGGGAGAGCAATgtcacggtgacgtcatcagcacAATTTCAGGACCCTTTTCCCACTGTTTTAAACAAAAGCGCCCACACGACGGCTGGAATAAAAATGATATTTTCACGTGAAAATGTGCGAACACTTGTTCGTGTTAACATACCCTTATttaaaaattcttctttctgcagccttgacgtcattcggGAGCCTAATGGGGGCCcctaaaaaagcaaaaagtTTATTGGCACCTGCTCCGTAGCCTCGGTGACACAGTCATTATTATTCTGATGGGCCCGTCTTGGCAACGTTCTTCTGCCATATTTGCTGTGGGCGTCTTCCTGATCATCTGAACGCACATTAATATGACGATGGGATGCTCTCAACTCAAGGACTGTGAGTGTGAAACTGTAGATAATGTAATTTCGTGCTATAATAAATTAACACTTACCACACAAAGATGGCCGCTCTTTCAATGAACCCTTTGACGGAAACGTGATTGGTACACGCTGATTTCTGCTTGATCCGGCAAATGCTGTGCCATCAGATAGACCCCCATAAGGTGATATGGAATTCTTCATGAACGTACACTAATAAAAtgttgattaattaatattttgaTTAGGTTGATTGAACGGTGCGATACTCTTTTCAGAAGCCGGTTATAAAAATtacttatttaattaaatacaagCGACTGACCGTGTCCCACTTGCACATTAATTATAGCCAATGAAATTCTCTACAACTTTTAATTAGAGATATAAGCTAAAGCTTGTTGAGCAGCAATTTTATCGGCAAAGCTCCCAATGATTTGGGGATCGTATGAGATTAAAAGAGCGAGGATCCAggaaaggggccccttttccATCTCACcctcgttgtcgtcgctcgttgAGCTTCTTCGGTCGCATCTGCCGCTGCGTTAGCTAGTGATTCATCGTGGCCCGATTATTTGTCGACAAAAGTCATTTGTTCGCGAAGAATCGCTTCGTTCGCGGATTCCATACCGAATTGAAGCTCGTTTGGATCCTAATCGACCTAAAGGACAGGGAAAACGATTTGCAGCTCTTCAGTGTCCAACGAAATGCCACAAAACGAAGGCGAGTCTGGCGATCGCCTTCGAACGAAcccatgacgtcacatacgACACTTGCtgaaaggtgacgtcactagtAGACTTATTTTTGGATGTTCACGCGCAGTCCCACAACGCAAGCTCTAGGCGAATGAGCAATCGGACCTTTTCATAGTGGAATTTATCTGGTAAGCACCTCGTGGGGCCCCTCGTGAGGTTAGCTTCATTATACGGGATCGCTCTCGAGCCACGTGGAGCGACACGTGCCAAGAATGGATTTCAAAACCTACGAAATGTCCTTTTCTAAGGCGGAACGATCGTCGGAATTGCTGCGATCTGCTCAAATTGATCGTCTGTCCAAGAcattcatcgacgtcgtcctaGTTCTCGacaacggcgtcgaaattccCGCTCATCGACTGGTGCTCGCTTCGGCGAGCGCCTATTTCCGTGCAATGTTTACAATCAATATGCACGAAAGCTCCAAGGAGCGCATTCAccttcgcgacgtcgattcggccTCCATGGAGGCCCTCGTCGAGTTCGCGTATACGGGAAAAATTTCAATCACTTCcggtaatgacgtcactcttttCTGTACTGCTGATCGTCTGCTGTTTGAGGAGGTCGTCGACTATTGCTGCACGGGGTTGGCTAAGCACGTGAATAAATCGAATTGTCTTACATGGATGACGTTCGCTTATGAGCACAATTGCGAGAAGTTGCTATCAGTAGCACGTCGACTTGCTGCTGTTCATATCGTCGATTTGGTGAAGACTGatgaatttcgacgtctttcgctgGAAATCGTCTCTCAATTATTAGCCTTGGATGAATTGGCTGTGAGTCGAGAGGAAGACGTGTGGGATGTCGTCATGCAGTGGATTGAAtacgacgaggaaaatcgGAAATCACGTTTTGAAGAACTTTCTAAAGTCGTGCGATTTCCTCTCATTGTAGAACGGGAATTTCTCCTATCACATCCCGTTGTTTCTGTTAACGAGTCGTATCGCAGTCTCGTTCTTGAGAAGTCAAGTGAACCGCGTCCAACTCGTCGTCTTGGAAACAAAGTTCTCTTGGCGGTTGGCGGAGTCGTGAGTACCGAGTCGAAAGGCTTCTTCCCAAACGACGTGACTGCAACGAAGACAGTCGAATATTACGATCATCTATCGAACGTCTGGAAAGAGCTTCCTTCGTTGAATGAAGCGAGATATAGTCCTGGCGTTGTCACTCTCGACAATAGTGTCTATGCTATTGGAGGCTGGCGCAATCGTTCCGTAGAGCGATATGATTCGACAGAGGGCTGTTGGATGAGCGATGTTTCCCCCATGCAATTCAATCGAACCGGTAAAGGAGTTGTTGTTTACGAGAATCGCATCTATGCAATGGGATCCAATAGAGGCGAGAATGAGTTCACGCTATGCGAACAGTAcaattcggcgacgaataGTTGGACATCTCTCCAATCGTTATCGAAGCCTGTTCTAGTTGAAGGAACACTCGTATCAAACGATCATATCTATGTTCTCGGTTCTAACCTGATAGGTTTGGTGGGAGAGAACTTGGATGTTTTCAAGTACGATCCCTTTGCAGATTGTTGGCTAGACGTCCCTTTCTGTTCTCAAGGctacgacgagaacgacgacgagttcgtGTTTCAATTTCTGTGCGCAGACCGTAACTGTCTGCATTtacgtcgagaaattttATCGTGGCCCGGTACGAGGCCTTTTGAACATTTAACGCTCGACGTACGTAACGGTCAACTGACTCGTTATAAGGTTGGGGATTGTCCTCCTTTTCTCGATACCTTACGTCGGTTCTATGACAATGCGTACTGCCTTTATAACGAAAAGGTATATAGCGTCGGTGGCGTGATGCGGGGCGCTTGTCACGATGCTTCGGATGTGCAAACGTTCTTTTGGTATGATATGAGCACCGAAGTAGCGCAATACGTCGAAGGTCCTCGTCTCATGAAGAAGCGCTCGAGGTGTGGAGTGGCGGCAATTGACAGACGACTGACTTTCAATGTGtgctaaaaagaaagaattcgTTTGTTTGTTGTGCATGCTCCAATTTGTTTAAGTGCTACTTGATTACTTACGAATTACTGTAAAATTTTGGGTCATTTCCTTTACACATTAGAAAATCATTGCTGCCGCTCTGATTGCATTCTCTCACAGATTGTGACGCTTGtaagaataaataattttgttGAGATAGAGCCATACCTTTTATGCGTTAGTGAATGATAAGAGGACAATTCTATTTGAGATGGGCCACGGCAATTGCAATTCGCGTGGAAACCAGTCGAAACTCTCCCATGCAGTTCAGAAGACAGCAAAGAGCTCGTGCAAGTTGCCTTCTCTTACAAATGCCGTTGATAGAGCGCAGCGTTCAGCGTCTGTGCACAGTCCAATTTAATTGAACGTGTCTTAATTACACATTACATATTCTCTTTcagagaagaaataaaattaaccggtaagaaaaataaaactcacttattttctcttcttgaaAACTTAAACCGCGACCGTTTGCTCTTCATCGCCCCTATGCGCTTGCTTCTTCACCCCTTCTGAGAGACACTTTGATAACTACTCCCGAGCTGAGATAATCTTCTGTTTCGTCGCACGTATGATTGACATACTCAATTTGGAGAGCAATCCAAAAGAGAATCCTAAATACAAATTAATATTAGATGATGATTCAAATAATACAAGTTACTTTGATAAAAACATTGCCATGTTATATTGGCGAGAGGCAATGAGAAGTAATTAAATTAGCAAAGAAAGTGATTCTCAAGCCATTGGTTACACCAAAGCATGTATCTGacaaagaaattaattaaacgtcgCGACAAAAACCTAGCCTCGATTGTTAACTAAgcgaacgttttctctaCGTTATTTTACACAGTTGCCTTTCATGGAATAGAGTCGCCGCCTTTTCCTAACTCTTGGGCAGACCATGACTGTACTCTActaactgaaaaaaattacaggTACTGTACTGCTGTGCAGAAGAATGCCTACGTAATGACAATGTACTGTCATCTGAAAATAGCCTTGGATTGTAGTGAAGAAGTGCCGAATTCGTCAAATTGTATGCTTCCTCAATTAACCCCATCTTTTGCAGGCACAGTGCCAGAAGAGCTGACACTGTATTTACTCTTCTCAGCAAAAAAGTATAGCGAAAAATTCCGATTTACTTGAAAGAGCTGTAGAGCTAGGTGGCGTTCCAAAGTTTTCGTACATGGATAATCTGTTCTTTAGTAGAGCTACAGCTTCGTTCCACTTCTCCATCGCAGCATAAACCTTCGACAAATAGAAACAATCTGCagaaaacaatgaaaaacaaaaaacaaaaattagaATTCAGCATGAAGTCAATTACCCTTAGCGCTCATTAAAAAAGCATCGTTGTCGCAATCAACAGCAAAATTTTGCAAAACATGTTCAAACTCATGCAAAGTTTGAACTATTTCGTCACGTTTTCCGAGTTTCATCAGTGACATACAAATGTAAGTAACGTCTAAGAGAAATGATATTCTTTACAAAAGAAACTTTTTTTAACAAGAAATTACTTCTCACTAGAAACGGTTCCCTTGACTGAGGACAAACCGCAAGGCAAAGCCTCATTTGACTGACAGCCTCGGTGAACTTACCAAGCAAATACAGACTGTACCCGTACCTCGTATgatctaaaaaacaaactCAAAGATGCTAATAATACACTTTCATTAACATacaattaattgaaaaaaagtTGTCAGCCGATAAACTAGCTTTAACTTCATCCAATCCTTTCTTCAACACTTCGTGTCCAAATTCATATTGGCGTGTCCGTTCGCAGCAGTCAAAAGCCGCCACGCGTACTTATCGCAAATCATCAAGCGATTTACGCTAACACTGCCGCAGAACTTAGGATACCTGCCATCTCTTCTAGTGGCGATAAAACTGAGCCAAAGGCTTTATAAAATTCCAAAAGTTGCTTAAAGTAGTCAAGAGCCTCTTGATACTTGCTCTCATGTAACATGCAGAAAGCAAGGCAAAGAAGtcctatagaaaaaagtgCCTACAAACTGCCAACAGGCTTTAGAATGCCAGCATTGTACCTGTAAGCTCTACTGCAGGTTCAGAATGCGaagtcgaaaacgaaacgaaaactCCTTTAAGGTGTTGGTACATTTCGACTTTACCACTTTGAAAAAATGCGAATGCCATCTCATAAAACGCTACAGATACAATAAAATTTAGGAATGATATAGAAACCGAACAGTAGTGTTGCATTACTCGGTCTTAGCACATCTCTATATCGCGTTAACTTAGCCATTTTGCTAAATATATAATCAGCATCCTGACGGGTTGCATAAAGCGCTGCAGCAACGACTAGACCTGAGGAAATTTGCAAAGTGAAAGCATTGAAAATTATAACACTTGCCATTAGGCATTGAAGCCAGTTCGTCCTCCGTAAAATCTTCAATGCTTCTCTTTCCGAACGCTTTATAGAAATGTTTCTTGCCTCCAATATGGTCATCTTGAAAGGCAGCTACAGAGCTCAGCAATATATAACCTAAACATAGCCTTGAGAATAAGAACGCTAGGGCAATTTTCAACACCTACACATACAATTACGCAGAatttcacttttttcttttcccgaCACATTTGACATCTCGTTGACATTGGCAATTAGCATAGAAGACAACTCCTTCACAATTCCATATTCGCCATTTATAAAGGTAATATCAAGAGCAATACAGATGTGACGAGTGTCGCTAGGAAGCATTCGCAGACATATCATACTCTTTACCACCGAAAAGTAATGAGGATGTATTCTACTACGCTCACCGATGTACCTCAACTGGCAACTGCTCATCAAGCTTACCATCACGTCTCCCACGGTTACGAGCACGTGCTCCAATGCTTCTTTGTTTGCTCTCAATCGTTCGAAAATGCTGCGGTGGACGAGATGGTGCAAGTTGTAAACTTCGCTTCCGTCGTTGAATTCGTCTCGCTTTAATAGTGTGTACTTTTTCAAGGCGCTTAGACTTTCGACGAGTCGCAAAGGCGTCGAGTTGGGAtgaatttttgaaagtgcAGCAGAAATCACCTCTTGGGGAATCGATTTAGGAAGCATAACGGAGCAGCACGAAAGAACGGAATACGCTGACGGATAATTCTCTTCAATGTCTGATATATCCATCTCCCAAGTGAGGAAAGCGTGACGCCTAGTGTTTAGTGTCTCAATGGCATTGGTGAGAGATTGTCTGTCGAACAAGCTTACTTCAAGATGTTCAATCTTCAAACGAAGCAAAGAGGTTGGAGTTGTGACACGAGCGCGTCGCAAAACATTTTCTAGGTGCGAAAGTCGAAAGTAGCGAAGAAAAGTACGTAAATTCAACGAAGCCGCTTCGAGTTGAcgcttctcttcgacgagtttCTCCCAATAAACTGTAAAAGTGACACGGTCGTGACGTTGTACATACGAGGCAGCATGACTAATAGCAATGGGAAGTCCCTCAACAGGTGCCTCTATGGCAATCTTTCGCACAGCATCAAGTTCGGTGCGAGACAAGTCCTCTTTACTTTTGCCTGATAACCCGATTAGAGCTGAGACAGCAGCTGATTCGTCAAGCGTCTCAAGAACCAGAGCAGTGGAgttctttctttgaaaaacTTCATTTTGTCCTGTCGCTCGAGTTGTAATCAAGACATGACAAGCAACGGAAGATGGGGGAAGAAAATCTGCAATGGTGTCGAGTTCGTCAGCATTGTCCAACAGAATCAGTAATCGATTGCTCTGCTTGACTCGTTCATAAAACATCGAAAATAACTGCTGAAGAGTTGCTCCGCCTGAAATATCGAGGTTGCCTTCACCCCTGGCCTTTTCCAACATAAACTATAACACAACAACGTTTTCATAAAAGCATTGCAATAAAAAATGATTCTCACATATTCGCGCAGAGAAGCTTCCATTGTCATGTAAGACTTTGCATTGATGCAAACCAAACCACGCCGATAAGCATTTTCTTGGCAGTTGGCATATTGCATAGCAAGATGTGTTTTTCCAACTCCACCAATTCCACAGATAAACTATACTCGGAAAGTCTAGTAGAAATTCATTTATAAAGAAATTATTACCTGCAACTTGTGAGAGATAGGAGACAAGTGACTTTCCCTGGTTCTTCTGCCCCAGAAAAAACGCTCAATTGCATCCAATTCCGAAACACGGCCGTAAAATTGTCGAGCTGTCCGTGGTACATCTAAAAGACACTGAAGCAAGAAGAAATGCTCCCGAAATAAGCACATACTTGAGGGCATTTTCGTAGTTTGAGCAGAGGTAGCGCTGCTTCGCTTTATTTCGAGGAGAATAGCGCGAATTTTGCTGAATGTCGCATCACCGTCCTCGTCAGCCATGTGTTTTCTTACGACAGCTAAAGCCTTGTAGCTGTCACCATATCGATCAAATTCGTCTCCAACTGCCTCTAGCTCGACCAAGGACGAGCCAAGACGAAGACCTAGAGGAAGCCAATACTGGCCAATCTCTTCACAGCAAAACTCGTAGAGACGCTTCTCAAACTCCACTGAATCTTGGCTTGCATTCGTTACAACGCCTAAATAAACTttggtagaaaaaaaattgctttctGACAGGTCTAACTTTTACTCACGTGAGTCTAAATGCAAATGAGACAGTTTCCTCTTAGCCTTGGCAATATTCCGCAAGTgtttcctctctttcttaTTGTCCAATATCCTCCAAAGCAGACGTTTGCAATCCAGTTTTCCTACAGTACATATCCTGTCAGACAACAGAAACAAGGCCGTAAAAAATCTTGCCTGACTGCGCGGAAGAATGAAGCATAGCTCGTGAAACGTCTGTTtcaaattgttttttcttaggcAATGGATGCATCTTCCGTGGACGTCCGACGGCTTTTTGAACGCACAGCTCTTTCGGCTTGCACCCTTAGATCAGATATACGTTATATTTAAATGAAACTGATAAGTTATGACCTATACCAAAACGTGCTCCATCTGTCCTCTTTGATTCCATACATTGAAAATGCTTCCAAATAGATCTAAGAATTACTTCTATCTCGTCATTTGGCAGATCATCCAAACGAAAGAAGCCTTAGAATACCGATCAAACTATCAAACTCCATTATCGATTCACAGCACGTACTTTTGCGAGAAGACAAGCCCATGATTTCAACATCTGATTGAACATCACTGCAGGGCGTAGCTACAAGAGAAGCCATGCACGTAAAGAAACGAGCAGGTTTCAAAGCGTACTGCCTTCGGCGTAACTGAATGGATCACGTGCAATTCCTTTGCACATAGAGTCCAACTCTCCGTCGTTCAGATCTTcatcagaaaaaattcaacacATCATACTAAGAGGAATACAATTATCTGCTTACCTGTGAAACGCAGAAGGTACGTTTCCCAAACGTGAGGATTATTCTGACGAAGAGCCGAGCAAAATACGGAGAAGTGCTCCTTTCGACTATCATTGCTCGTAGAAAGCAACTCAAAAAGTGATTTAAGCATGGTGACGGCATCTCCCACTCTctcctcgccgtcgttgaCAGGTCGAGAAGAGGCCCCTCTCTCGACTTTTACCCCTCTCCGTCGCAAGTATTCAAGAATGGCTGCCGCTTCGAGAGGCAgacgcttttcgacgacacTGAAGGCCAAGACGTAAATGAGTCGCTGCTCTCTCGTagacatctaaaaaaacgacattGCCTTGATTTCTACAACAA
Encoded here:
- the LOC136197317 gene encoding uncharacterized protein isoform X2, whose protein sequence is MSTREQRLIYVLAFSVVEKRLPLEAAAILEYLRRRGVKVERGASSRPVNDGEERVGDAVTMLKSLFELLSTSNDSRKEHFSVFCSALRQNNPHVWETYLLRFTDLNDGELDSMCKGIARDPFSYAEGTTPCSDVQSDVEIMGLSSRKSFFRLDDLPNDEIEVILRSIWKHFQCMESKRTDGARFGCKPKELCVQKAVGRPRKMHPLPKKKQFETDVSRAMLHSSAQSGKLDCKRLLWRILDNKKERKHLRNIAKAKRKLSHLHLDSRVVTNASQDSVEFEKRLYEFCCEEIGQYWLPLGLRLGSSLVELEAVGDEFDRYGDSYKALAVVRKHMADEDGDATFSKIRAILLEIKRSSATSAQTTKMPSNVPRTARQFYGRVSELDAIERFFWGRRTRESHLSPISHKLQFICGIGGVGKTHLAMQYANCQENAYRRGLVCINAKSYMTMEASLREYFMLEKARGEGNLDISGGATLQQLFSMFYERVKQSNRLLILLDNADELDTIADFLPPSSVACHVLITTRATGQNEVFQRKNSTALVLETLDESAAVSALIGLSGKSKEDLSRTELDAVRKIAIEAPVEGLPIAISHAASYVQRHDRVTFTVYWEKLVEEKRQLEAASLNLRTFLRYFRLSHLENVLRRARVTTPTSLLRLKIEHLEVSLFDRQSLTNAIETLNTRRHAFLTWEMDISDIEENYPSAYSVLSCCSVMLPKSIPQEVISAALSKIHPNSTPLRLVESLSALKKYTLLKRDEFNDGSEVYNLHHLVHRSIFERLRANKEALEHVLVTVGDVMVSLMSSCQLRYIGERSRIHPHYFSVVKSMICLRMLPSDTRHICIALDITFINGEYGIVKELSSMLIANVNEMSNVSGKEKSEILRNCYILLSSVAAFQDDHIGGKKHFYKAFGKRSIEDFTEDELASMPNGLVVAAALYATRQDADYIFSKMAKLTRYRDVLRPTFYEMAFAFFQSGKVEMYQHLKGVFVSFSTSHSEPAVELTGLLCLAFCMLHESKYQEALDYFKQLLEFYKAFGSVLSPLEEMAVRVAAFDCCERTRQYEFGHEVLKKGLDEVKASLSADNFFSINYHTRYGYSLYLLGKFTEAVSQMRLCLAVCPQSREPFLVRNVTYICMSLMKLGKRDEIVQTLHEFEHVLQNFAVDCDNDAFLMSAKDCFYLSKVYAAMEKWNEAVALLKNRLSMYENFGTPPSSTALSMSALLALCLQKMGLIEEAYNLTNSALLHYNPRLFSDDSTLSLLSRVQSWSAQELGKGGDSIP
- the LOC136197317 gene encoding uncharacterized protein isoform X1 translates to MSTREQRLIYVLAFSVVEKRLPLEAAAILEYLRRRGVKVERGASSRPVNDGEERVGDAVTMLKSLFELLSTSNDSRKEHFSVFCSALRQNNPHVWETYLLRFTDLNDGELDSMCKGIARDPFSYAEGTTPCSDVQSDVEIMGLSSRKSFFRLDDLPNDEIEVILRSIWKHFQCMESKRTDGARFGCKPKELCVQKAVGRPRKMHPLPKKKQFETDVSRAMLHSSAQSGKLDCKRLLWRILDNKKERKHLRNIAKAKRKLSHLHLDSRVVTNASQDSVEFEKRLYEFCCEEIGQYWLPLGLRLGSSLVELEAVGDEFDRYGDSYKALAVVRKHMADEDGDATFSKIRAILLEIKRSSATSAQTTKMPSNVPRTARQFYGRVSELDAIERFFWGRRTRESHLSPISHKLQFICGIGGVGKTHLAMQYANCQENAYRRGLVCINAKSYMTMEASLREYFMLEKARGEGNLDISGGATLQQLFSMFYERVKQSNRLLILLDNADELDTIADFLPPSSVACHVLITTRATGQNEVFQRKNSTALVLETLDESAAVSALIGLSGKSKEDLSRTELDAVRKIAIEAPVEGLPIAISHAASYVQRHDRVTFTVYWEKLVEEKRQLEAASLNLRTFLRYFRLSHLENVLRRARVTTPTSLLRLKIEHLEVSLFDRQSLTNAIETLNTRRHAFLTWEMDISDIEENYPSAYSVLSCCSVMLPKSIPQEVISAALSKIHPNSTPLRLVESLSALKKYTLLKRDEFNDGSEVYNLHHLVHRSIFERLRANKEALEHVLVTVGDVMVSLMSSCQLRYIGERSRIHPHYFSVVKSMICLRMLPSDTRHICIALDITFINGEYGIVKELSSMLIANVNEMSNVSGKEKSEILRNCMCYILLSSVAAFQDDHIGGKKHFYKAFGKRSIEDFTEDELASMPNGLVVAAALYATRQDADYIFSKMAKLTRYRDVLRPTFYEMAFAFFQSGKVEMYQHLKGVFVSFSTSHSEPAVELTGLLCLAFCMLHESKYQEALDYFKQLLEFYKAFGSVLSPLEEMAVRVAAFDCCERTRQYEFGHEVLKKGLDEVKASLSADNFFSINYHTRYGYSLYLLGKFTEAVSQMRLCLAVCPQSREPFLVRNVTYICMSLMKLGKRDEIVQTLHEFEHVLQNFAVDCDNDAFLMSAKDCFYLSKVYAAMEKWNEAVALLKNRLSMYENFGTPPSSTALSMSALLALCLQKMGLIEEAYNLTNSALLHYNPRLFSDDSTLSLLSRVQSWSAQELGKGGDSIP